In Yersinia enterocolitica subsp. enterocolitica, one DNA window encodes the following:
- a CDS encoding FAD-dependent oxidoreductase — translation MLAYPHLLAPLDLGFTTLKNRVLMGSMHTGLEELPDGPQRLAAFYAERAAGGVGLIVTGGIAPNKKGVVYQGASVLNDAAQVPHHQIVTDAVHRAGGKIALQILHAGRYSYQKQPVAPSALQAPINPFTPQELSHNEVLQTIADFAHCAQLARQAGYDGVEVMGSEGYLINQFLTARTNHRNDEWGGDFTRRMRFAVEIVRAVRAAAGPDFILIYRLSMLDLVEDGSSWDEIELLARAVEQAGATLINTGIGWHEARIPTIATMVPRAGFSWVTRKLMGKVNIPLITTNRINDPAVAEQVLTDGCADMVSMARPFLADAAFVQKAAQDRADEINTCIGCNQACLDQIFDGKLTSCLVNPRACRETEMPILPTEAPKRLAVVGSGPAGLAFAVTAASRGHQVTLFDTATDIGGQFNIAKQIPGKEEFYETLRYFRRQLVLHGVIQQLNTPVQPEQLADFDEVILACGIQPRLPAIKGIEHPKVLTYLDVLRDKKPVGERVAIIGAGGIGFDTAEYLCQSGDSSSLDSRVFSHEWGIDQDLAHRGGLSPAGGKVHPSPRQIFLLQRKSSKVGEGLGKTTGWIHRTSLAMRGVKMLNSVSYERIDDEGLHIIRAEQASCLPVDTIIICAGQEPRRELHQPLLDMGKTVHLIGGADIAAELDARRAIDQGTRLALAI, via the coding sequence ATGTTAGCTTACCCTCACCTGCTCGCCCCCTTAGACCTTGGTTTCACCACCCTGAAAAATCGCGTTTTAATGGGCTCGATGCATACCGGGCTGGAAGAGTTGCCCGATGGCCCACAGCGCCTGGCCGCGTTCTATGCTGAGCGCGCTGCGGGCGGCGTCGGCTTGATTGTCACTGGCGGCATTGCTCCCAATAAAAAGGGCGTGGTGTATCAGGGCGCATCGGTGCTAAATGATGCCGCACAAGTGCCACACCATCAAATCGTGACTGATGCGGTGCATCGTGCAGGCGGTAAAATCGCGCTACAGATTTTGCATGCTGGCCGTTATAGCTATCAAAAACAGCCAGTTGCCCCCTCAGCATTACAAGCTCCGATAAACCCGTTTACCCCTCAGGAATTGAGTCACAACGAAGTGCTGCAAACTATTGCCGACTTCGCCCACTGCGCGCAGTTAGCCAGACAAGCGGGTTATGACGGCGTCGAGGTGATGGGGTCTGAAGGGTATTTGATTAATCAATTTCTGACTGCCAGAACTAATCATCGCAATGATGAATGGGGCGGTGACTTTACTCGTCGCATGCGTTTTGCCGTTGAAATCGTACGCGCCGTTCGAGCGGCAGCTGGCCCTGATTTTATCTTGATTTACCGCCTTTCTATGCTCGATTTAGTGGAGGATGGCTCCAGTTGGGATGAAATTGAACTGTTGGCGCGAGCAGTCGAACAAGCCGGTGCTACCTTGATTAACACTGGTATCGGCTGGCATGAAGCCAGAATTCCTACTATCGCCACCATGGTGCCACGCGCGGGATTCAGTTGGGTGACCCGCAAATTGATGGGGAAAGTGAATATACCGCTGATTACCACCAACCGGATCAATGACCCCGCAGTGGCAGAGCAAGTTCTGACCGACGGCTGTGCCGATATGGTGTCGATGGCACGCCCCTTCCTCGCCGATGCAGCTTTTGTGCAAAAAGCAGCTCAGGACAGGGCTGATGAAATTAACACCTGTATCGGCTGCAATCAGGCCTGTCTGGATCAGATTTTTGACGGCAAGCTGACTTCGTGCTTGGTCAACCCTCGCGCCTGCCGAGAAACCGAAATGCCCATATTACCGACAGAAGCGCCAAAACGGCTTGCCGTCGTCGGTTCTGGCCCAGCCGGATTAGCTTTTGCCGTCACCGCCGCCAGCCGTGGCCATCAAGTCACACTCTTTGATACAGCAACCGATATTGGCGGCCAGTTTAATATTGCCAAACAGATCCCCGGCAAAGAGGAGTTTTACGAAACACTGAGATATTTTCGCCGTCAATTAGTGCTTCATGGTGTTATTCAACAGTTGAATACCCCAGTTCAGCCGGAGCAACTGGCTGATTTTGATGAAGTGATCCTTGCTTGCGGTATTCAACCACGTTTACCTGCTATCAAAGGTATTGAGCATCCGAAAGTGCTAACCTATCTGGATGTTTTGCGTGATAAAAAGCCGGTGGGCGAGCGAGTGGCTATTATTGGTGCCGGTGGGATTGGGTTTGATACTGCCGAATATCTTTGCCAGTCGGGTGATTCCAGTAGCCTCGATAGCCGCGTATTCAGCCATGAATGGGGTATTGATCAAGATTTGGCCCATCGCGGCGGTTTATCTCCGGCCGGGGGCAAAGTCCATCCCTCACCACGGCAGATTTTTCTGTTACAGCGAAAAAGCAGTAAAGTGGGTGAAGGATTAGGAAAAACAACCGGTTGGATACATCGTACCAGTCTGGCGATGCGCGGAGTGAAAATGCTCAACAGTGTCAGCTACGAACGTATTGATGATGAGGGCTTGCATATCATTCGAGCAGAACAAGCCAGTTGCCTGCCGGTTGATACCATTATTATTTGCGCCGGTCAGGAGCCGCGGCGGGAGTTGCATCAACCCTTACTGGATATGGGAAAAACGGTGCATTTAATTGGTGGTGCTGATATCGCCGCCGAACTGGATGCCCGTCGGGCAATAGATCAAGGAACACGGCTAGCGCTGGCGATATAA